In Cucurbita pepo subsp. pepo cultivar mu-cu-16 unplaced genomic scaffold, ASM280686v2 Cp4.1_scaffold001109, whole genome shotgun sequence, the DNA window ATGATTTGATCAACCTATGCTTTAATGTTATCcacattattaaaatattaatttttaatacaaatatttataaacagaaaaatatttacaaatatttaaaaatacttgttATTATATAATCCGCTTATCttctaaatattaataaaagaaataaaattcattaaattaatggAAATTCTCACAATTAAAATGAACATTCTTCTCTTACCCTTCAGGTTCGagtttcaaattcttttacaTCACATTTattgtaataaataataataataataatttcattgaaattattaattagaaGGCAATTTGGCATACTTGAGGAACTTCTCATCGGCTTCAAGAATCTCCATGTTCTCCGGCTTGAGATGAACATAAACGTCAACTCCATCGCCGTCTTTCTTATCGATCAACACAAACAGGTTCTTGAACATTAACGCCGGCGAGCTGATCCACGCCGGTTTTCCCCACCCGAAGTCAGCGTCGTAAATCGGCATCCGGCACAGGCTAGTGAACGAGCAGGAAATCAGCTCGCCGGTGGAGAATTGCGCCGCCGCCTTCTTCATCGCCTCCAAGAACTTACTGCTTTCTTGAAGCCTTTCCAAATACGATTTGTCGATTTTGGCGATTTCTTCTCTCGCTAGTTTCACTAAATCGTAGCAATAATCGTCGTTTAAAATCGTCTCCGACGGAACTGCGAATGTGGCTCTGTAATAGTTTCCGAATGCGTAATCCGGAACTGGTGGGTCCAGTCTTGATCGGATGTTCACGGCGTGGCAGACTAAGAATATCTTCTTCTCCGATTCCGAGCTTCCGTTCGCCGGATTGCTGTTAGAAGCCTgtaataataagaaaacagAGCATATAATTAGACCCTTTTCGTTTAACGATTGGGATTTGAAAGGGACTTTAAAAGCTTACGCCTTTAATGGCGGCGATAAAACGGCCGTAGAGGAAGGCGGACAAAGCCTCAACTCTTGAAGGTCGCCTCTGGTTTTCCATGGCGAAGTACTCTGCATATTGAGCTCGAATGGTTTCGATACTCGCTGAATCAATTTGGTACCGTTTCGCCACTCTCTGTCTGAAAATACTTGTCCTCGTGTTGTAAATCGGTGTTTTACTCGGCGGAAACAGCTCCGATGCTGATAAATGAGTTTCCAGCGCCTCTTTTTCCCCCCGGGAAACCGCCGCCCACCCATTAACGACAATAAAAAACGACAGAGCATCGCTGATCTTATGAGAAATACAAATCCCGACAGCAACACCGCCGCATTCAAACACATTCAATTGAACCCCCATTGAAACATCATCAAGAGCATCCAATTCAAACGGAAGGAGTTTGTTTAGTTCAGTAGGAAACGCCGTGTTCATTACATCGGAGAGTCGGCAGTTGACTCTGGTTTCGATGAAGGGGACGCCAGCATCATTACAGTCGATAAACAACTCGTCGTAGTTGACTCTGCCAGCGAGTGGGTAGTAATGGGACAACACGGTGGAgagggatttttttaaatggtcgGAGATTTCGGCGGCGGTGGCAGAGCCAGCGGAGTAGAAATAGATCATTGGGTTGTAGACATCGACGGTGACTTGGTCGAGGAAGGATAAACCGTAACGGCGGTGGTTGTCCGGCGTTGGGGAAGAGGGTTTGACCGTTTCTTTTGAAACAACTTCGATATCGACGGCCATGGCTATTTCTCCGATCGACTGAAAC includes these proteins:
- the LOC111786155 gene encoding vinorine synthase-like; amino-acid sequence: MAVDIEVVSKETVKPSSPTPDNHRRYGLSFLDQVTVDVYNPMIYFYSAGSATAAEISDHLKKSLSTVLSHYYPLAGRVNYDELFIDCNDAGVPFIETRVNCRLSDVMNTAFPTELNKLLPFELDALDDVSMGVQLNVFECGGVAVGICISHKISDALSFFIVVNGWAAVSRGEKEALETHLSASELFPPSKTPIYNTRTSIFRQRVAKRYQIDSASIETIRAQYAEYFAMENQRRPSRVEALSAFLYGRFIAAIKGASNSNPANGSSESEKKIFLVCHAVNIRSRLDPPVPDYAFGNYYRATFAVPSETILNDDYCYDLVKLAREEIAKIDKSYLERLQESSKFLEAMKKAAAQFSTGELISCSFTSLCRMPIYDADFGWGKPAWISSPALMFKNLFVLIDKKDGDGVDVYVHLKPENMEILEADEKFLKYAKLPSN